A single window of Vibrio sp. SCSIO 43137 DNA harbors:
- a CDS encoding GNAT family N-acetyltransferase has translation MDVELTEAELSLKTEIDNFYQQQGYHSNWSETERAFVCLNRGKVIGSVKVELIHSVTILRGMYVDSSFQRQGIGSRLLKLIEPVLNEKTAYCMPLTEAAEFYKQIGFREIAGCEYPAFLQQRCEKYRDAGYQIKTMIREQR, from the coding sequence GTGGACGTTGAACTCACTGAAGCAGAGCTTTCACTAAAGACAGAAATTGATAATTTCTACCAGCAACAGGGATATCACAGCAACTGGTCTGAGACTGAACGTGCATTTGTTTGTCTGAACAGGGGAAAAGTCATAGGCTCGGTCAAAGTGGAGTTGATCCACAGTGTCACCATTCTGCGTGGTATGTACGTTGACAGCTCCTTTCAGCGTCAGGGAATCGGCTCCCGCCTGCTCAAACTTATTGAGCCGGTATTAAATGAAAAAACCGCCTACTGTATGCCTTTGACAGAAGCGGCAGAATTTTATAAACAGATTGGCTTTAGAGAGATTGCTGGTTGCGAATACCCGGCATTTCTTCAACAGCGATGTGAAAAATACCGGGATGCCGGCTACCAGATAAAAACCATGATACGTGAGCAGCGCTAA
- a CDS encoding DUF5062 family protein has protein sequence MSKTSKILNEDKLLKKALAVGGQMAKMQGFELFDKNTAMPVKAKALYLFLVEVNQITPLPADKLDGANIKKRLALWIHNALPDDDPLK, from the coding sequence ATGTCGAAAACAAGCAAAATCCTTAATGAAGATAAGCTGTTGAAGAAAGCACTAGCCGTTGGTGGCCAGATGGCCAAGATGCAGGGGTTTGAACTGTTTGATAAAAATACAGCCATGCCAGTGAAAGCAAAAGCTCTCTACCTGTTTTTGGTGGAAGTCAATCAGATAACCCCTCTGCCAGCCGATAAGCTGGATGGTGCCAATATCAAGAAACGACTGGCATTATGGATTCATAACGCCCTGCCGGATGATGACCCGCTGAAGTAG
- a CDS encoding DUF1800 family protein, which translates to MLTTDDEKSARFLMQATLGADFDTIKKVSTDGISVWLTAQLNHTVASDDSFLKKTRDIWRGASGNKGFRQLFIDKFSEANINGKGNNPALPYNYYFRMAWWHRTLCHNSSITVSGTDAITETEKVSAIERDADSMVRHRVAQALSEILVISDNSILENNAEGMASYYDLLYKHALGSYKDLLTEVSLHPCMGVYLTHINNRKEVTAQNIHPDENYAREILQLFTIGLYQLNQDGSRKKDSNGKDIPTYNNQDIQQLARVFTGIKARSYLYEWPVELGSGTDRFDFSVENGRAIALDDSVPRIYKMVPYVDMVSQMITEDSFHDQGSKTLPNLAITLAAGQSATAEIEDAVTKLVAHSSTAPFIATKLIQQMVTSNPTPAYVQAVATAFGSQGNLKEAIRTLLEYPLTNPVTVSSGAHINGNIEKLKSPTLRVTQLLKAFKVRNDSGRLWLIGSDLKQALHHHPLSSPTVFNFYKPDFAPHGDIEQSNKVAPEFELVDAHTSISYANMLYDWLFGNAMPLVTTELGSSSTVPELNADELLRNTDDKLKLDLTAELALAANRADHSKLIERISLILTGQINSSNEQAILDATQNYDVTSPVQRNWIVQTVIFMIAASPQFTVLGKWS; encoded by the coding sequence ATGCTAACTACTGATGATGAGAAAAGTGCCCGCTTTCTGATGCAGGCGACCCTAGGGGCGGACTTCGATACCATAAAAAAAGTATCCACGGACGGAATCTCTGTCTGGCTGACAGCTCAGCTCAATCATACCGTCGCCAGTGACGACTCTTTTCTGAAAAAGACCAGAGATATCTGGCGCGGTGCCAGCGGGAACAAGGGGTTTCGCCAGTTATTTATTGATAAATTTTCTGAAGCCAATATAAACGGAAAAGGCAACAATCCTGCGCTGCCGTATAACTACTACTTCCGCATGGCTTGGTGGCACCGGACACTTTGTCATAACTCATCAATTACCGTCAGCGGCACCGATGCTATTACTGAAACCGAAAAGGTCTCCGCGATTGAGAGAGATGCAGATAGCATGGTTCGTCACCGGGTTGCTCAGGCACTTAGTGAAATTCTGGTTATCTCTGACAACTCCATTCTGGAAAACAATGCCGAAGGGATGGCAAGCTACTACGATCTGCTCTACAAACACGCTCTCGGCAGTTACAAAGATCTGCTGACTGAGGTTTCTCTGCATCCATGCATGGGTGTTTATCTGACTCATATAAATAACCGCAAAGAGGTCACCGCACAGAATATTCACCCAGACGAGAACTATGCGCGTGAGATATTGCAACTGTTCACTATTGGTCTTTATCAGCTTAATCAGGACGGCAGCCGTAAGAAAGACAGCAATGGTAAAGATATCCCGACTTACAATAACCAAGATATACAGCAACTGGCGCGGGTCTTTACCGGTATTAAAGCCAGAAGTTATCTTTACGAATGGCCTGTCGAGCTGGGGAGTGGTACCGACAGGTTTGATTTCTCGGTAGAAAACGGCCGGGCTATTGCACTGGATGATAGCGTTCCTAGGATCTATAAGATGGTGCCGTATGTAGACATGGTTTCCCAGATGATCACCGAAGATAGCTTCCACGACCAAGGAAGCAAAACGCTACCAAATCTAGCGATAACGTTAGCCGCCGGTCAGAGCGCTACGGCTGAAATAGAGGACGCAGTCACCAAACTGGTTGCCCACTCAAGTACTGCCCCTTTTATCGCGACCAAGCTGATACAGCAAATGGTGACATCAAATCCTACCCCCGCTTATGTTCAGGCTGTTGCCACTGCATTTGGCAGTCAGGGCAATCTGAAAGAGGCGATTCGCACCTTATTGGAGTATCCGCTGACGAATCCAGTCACTGTCAGTAGCGGTGCTCATATTAATGGCAATATTGAGAAACTTAAGTCACCTACACTTAGGGTAACTCAGTTGTTAAAAGCCTTTAAAGTCAGAAATGATTCCGGTCGGTTATGGTTAATTGGAAGTGATTTAAAACAGGCTCTGCACCATCACCCTCTTTCGTCACCAACGGTATTTAACTTCTATAAACCTGACTTTGCGCCACACGGCGATATTGAACAGAGCAATAAAGTGGCACCTGAATTTGAACTGGTTGATGCTCACACCTCTATCAGCTACGCCAATATGCTGTATGACTGGCTATTTGGTAATGCCATGCCACTGGTGACAACAGAACTTGGTAGCAGTTCGACCGTTCCGGAACTCAATGCAGATGAACTATTAAGAAATACCGATGATAAGTTAAAGCTGGATCTTACGGCTGAACTGGCGCTGGCTGCTAACAGAGCCGATCACAGTAAATTGATTGAACGCATTTCTCTTATCCTGACCGGTCAAATCAATAGCAGCAATGAACAAGCCATTCTGGATGCAACACAAAACTATGATGTCACCAGCCCGGTTCAGCGCAACTGGATCGTTCAGACGGTCATCTTTATGATCGCCGCTTCACCTCAGTTTACAGTTCTCGGAAAATGGAGCTAA
- a CDS encoding DUF1501 domain-containing protein — translation MKNHHLTRREFVITSGIAMLGSSFLLAGCKGAGSSAKPSPVSRSKSKALVYIMLDGGNDAFNTLIPTASSAYQHYSNSRNNLALAKNSLLPLSNLEYGLHPSLPNVQRLFNQKDLAFVANVAPMVTPIDRNEFRAGSKPVPLGLMSHSDQFKHWQTANPGVRTNTGLFGKVADILQPEKAAEGISMNISLAGSNILQSGVKSTQYAITEKGSVGLKAKESNNPATRALNQELLRGFESLLEKVHNNDFLDTYTGSVKYAQKQHEKFSSALAGTNLTTAFDNTPLSKQLEMVAKTISAKSRLGTEQQTFFVRYIGWDHHSELLKTHANMLTVLDDALGSFQKALEEQGVADEVVTLVGSDFGRTLTSNGNGSDHGWGGHAIVMGSEVNGGRIFGQYPSLELGNANPLDIGNGVLIPTTSTDELYAELLMWFGLARGQLGSVLPNLANFYDYQTRTDAPLGLIKS, via the coding sequence ATGAAAAACCATCACTTAACCCGCCGTGAGTTTGTAATAACGTCAGGTATAGCGATGCTGGGAAGCAGTTTTCTTCTGGCTGGCTGCAAAGGAGCCGGCAGTTCTGCTAAGCCCTCCCCGGTTTCCCGCAGTAAAAGTAAAGCCTTAGTCTATATTATGCTGGATGGCGGTAACGATGCCTTTAACACTCTTATTCCCACGGCATCTTCCGCTTATCAGCACTACAGCAACTCCCGCAATAATCTGGCGTTGGCGAAAAATAGCCTTCTTCCCCTCTCAAACCTTGAGTACGGATTACATCCAAGCCTGCCAAATGTACAGCGTCTGTTTAACCAGAAAGATCTCGCTTTTGTCGCCAACGTGGCGCCTATGGTTACCCCAATCGACAGAAATGAGTTCAGAGCGGGCAGCAAGCCGGTTCCCCTTGGCCTTATGTCTCATTCCGATCAGTTTAAACACTGGCAGACCGCCAATCCGGGAGTCAGAACCAATACTGGCCTGTTCGGTAAAGTGGCTGATATTCTTCAGCCTGAAAAAGCTGCTGAGGGTATTTCAATGAACATCTCTCTGGCTGGCAGTAATATTTTGCAAAGTGGGGTGAAAAGCACGCAATACGCCATTACGGAGAAAGGTAGTGTCGGTCTTAAAGCCAAAGAGAGCAATAATCCTGCTACGCGGGCACTCAATCAGGAACTGTTGCGTGGTTTTGAGTCTCTGTTGGAGAAGGTACACAATAATGACTTCCTCGATACCTATACCGGCAGTGTAAAGTACGCTCAGAAACAGCATGAAAAATTCTCTTCTGCACTGGCCGGAACTAACCTGACAACAGCGTTCGACAATACTCCGCTCAGTAAACAGCTGGAGATGGTCGCCAAAACTATCTCAGCAAAATCCAGACTGGGGACAGAACAGCAGACCTTCTTTGTTCGTTACATTGGCTGGGATCACCACAGCGAACTACTAAAGACCCACGCAAACATGCTGACGGTACTCGACGATGCACTGGGTTCATTTCAAAAAGCCCTTGAAGAACAGGGAGTAGCTGACGAAGTTGTCACTCTTGTAGGTTCAGACTTTGGCCGGACCCTAACCTCAAACGGCAATGGTTCAGACCACGGCTGGGGTGGCCACGCCATCGTTATGGGCTCTGAAGTCAATGGCGGACGGATTTTTGGGCAATATCCTTCCCTTGAGCTAGGTAACGCCAATCCACTGGATATTGGCAACGGGGTACTGATACCAACAACTTCAACTGACGAGCTTTATGCTGAGCTTCTGATGTGGTTCGGGCTAGCCAGAGGTCAGTTAGGATCGGTATTGCCAAATCTGGCCAACTTTTACGATTACCAAACCCGCACAGATGCTCCGTTGGGTTTAATTAAAAGTTAA
- a CDS encoding sensor domain-containing diguanylate cyclase, producing the protein MSKDERDSARLSEENHRLRFTLEHVGAYVFTKDTKGRYTYANDMVCELFGQRLERVIGCTDEKFFDLTLSDELRQNDLRVLNHGEKIENEERNIIAETGEERFYWSVKVPIRDEQGKVTGLCGISTDITERRALERELEEQKNLFSLVLENMDAFVYMKDRQRRYLYVNEKVANLYQLPVDAIVGQLEEELFPREAAEFAELDQAVINKGEKVAGEEVVYGPDGKASYFWSIKMPLIKRGRVEGLIGFSTDITEVIELKNKFHKLARIDNLTGVLTRGFMIDYAEQELKRSQRRDSRLAVILIDIDNLKQINDTYGHTFGDKYIVTIVDACKQTLRESDIMGRLGGDEFTVVVGDVDGAGMAAAAERFQSAVNATTIQAPDGSKLSPSISIGATISVESSTIDSLIAEADIALYKAKEKGRGCWCTTSASKEK; encoded by the coding sequence ATGAGTAAAGATGAACGAGATAGCGCTCGGTTAAGCGAGGAGAACCATCGCTTACGCTTTACTCTGGAGCACGTTGGTGCTTATGTATTTACTAAGGATACAAAGGGGCGCTATACCTATGCCAACGATATGGTTTGCGAGCTTTTCGGCCAGCGTCTTGAACGGGTAATCGGCTGTACTGATGAAAAGTTCTTTGATCTCACCTTATCTGATGAATTGCGACAAAACGATCTACGTGTTCTCAATCATGGAGAGAAAATAGAGAACGAAGAGAGAAATATTATTGCCGAAACCGGCGAAGAACGTTTTTACTGGTCAGTTAAGGTACCCATTAGGGATGAGCAGGGAAAGGTGACAGGATTGTGCGGTATCTCTACGGATATTACTGAGCGCCGTGCTCTTGAGCGTGAGCTTGAAGAGCAGAAAAACCTGTTCAGTCTGGTTCTGGAAAACATGGATGCCTTTGTTTATATGAAAGACAGACAGCGCCGTTATCTGTATGTCAATGAGAAGGTTGCAAATTTATACCAGTTACCCGTTGATGCCATTGTAGGTCAGTTAGAAGAGGAGTTGTTTCCCCGGGAGGCTGCGGAGTTTGCAGAGCTGGATCAGGCGGTCATCAATAAGGGGGAGAAGGTAGCTGGTGAAGAGGTCGTTTACGGGCCGGACGGAAAAGCCAGTTATTTCTGGTCCATTAAGATGCCCCTGATAAAACGGGGAAGAGTCGAAGGACTAATAGGCTTTTCTACTGATATCACTGAAGTTATCGAATTAAAAAATAAGTTCCATAAACTGGCACGCATAGACAACCTGACGGGCGTTCTTACCCGTGGTTTTATGATCGATTATGCCGAGCAGGAGTTAAAAAGGTCTCAGCGCAGGGATAGCCGTCTGGCGGTTATTTTGATCGATATTGATAACCTTAAACAGATTAACGACACATACGGGCATACGTTTGGTGATAAGTATATCGTGACCATTGTCGATGCCTGCAAGCAGACATTGCGTGAAAGTGACATTATGGGAAGGCTGGGCGGAGATGAGTTTACTGTGGTGGTAGGTGATGTTGACGGAGCCGGTATGGCCGCCGCCGCTGAGCGATTTCAGAGTGCCGTGAACGCCACTACTATACAGGCGCCGGATGGTAGTAAGTTGTCCCCTTCTATCAGTATCGGCGCGACAATTTCTGTGGAGTCGAGCACCATCGACAGTTTGATTGCAGAAGCAGATATTGCTCTTTATAAGGCAAAAGAAAAAGGGCGCGGCTGCTGGTGTACAACATCCGCGTCTAAAGAGAAGTAG
- a CDS encoding sodium-dependent transporter, whose product MAAAGSAVGLGNIWGFPTQAASNGGAVFLFVYLAMICLLAYPMLVAELTIGRYGQSNPIRSVQSVLKRPKSISVLLGLLGMTVVSLILSFYAIVAGWLVGAFAGSGFELIGMHNAAQWVNSFGEVRNLLLMVIFISMTVYVVRSGVHNGIEKWSTRLMPMLFVLFGLLICYIFTQQGAMEGLKMYLIPDFSAMTPELLVNALGQSFFSLSLGVCAIMVYGSYLSKEVNIPKTAAQVALIDTGVAVCAGLLILPAMYVARHNGVEIFSASGELLSSDTLVFTVLPSMFETMGTLGTFASLIFFLLMIIAALTSSISMLEVPVSCAIEQLNQKRSTAVLWIAGIITICSAVIIVNFEQLFGLVIQLTTVYAQPLLGLCFALLVGWVWNRNSLLNELRQGYPDIEQSLFWKIWPYYVRLVCPLLMLLVFFA is encoded by the coding sequence ATGGCAGCGGCAGGCTCAGCCGTTGGTCTCGGAAATATCTGGGGATTCCCCACTCAGGCAGCAAGTAATGGTGGTGCAGTATTTCTGTTCGTTTATCTGGCAATGATCTGCCTGCTCGCTTATCCAATGCTGGTGGCGGAACTCACCATTGGCCGTTACGGTCAATCCAATCCAATTCGTTCAGTTCAGTCTGTACTCAAGAGACCTAAAAGTATCTCGGTTCTGCTGGGACTATTGGGTATGACGGTGGTTTCTTTAATTCTCTCTTTCTACGCCATTGTAGCGGGTTGGCTGGTAGGTGCATTTGCCGGAAGTGGCTTTGAACTTATTGGTATGCATAATGCAGCTCAGTGGGTAAACAGCTTTGGAGAAGTCCGTAACCTTCTGCTTATGGTTATCTTTATATCCATGACGGTTTATGTTGTACGAAGTGGTGTGCATAACGGTATAGAAAAGTGGTCTACCCGTTTGATGCCAATGCTTTTTGTTCTGTTTGGCCTGCTGATCTGCTACATCTTTACTCAGCAAGGCGCAATGGAAGGGCTGAAGATGTACCTGATCCCTGATTTCTCTGCTATGACCCCGGAACTACTGGTTAATGCTCTGGGTCAGTCGTTCTTCTCCCTCTCTCTCGGCGTATGTGCCATTATGGTTTATGGCTCTTACCTGAGCAAAGAGGTTAATATCCCTAAAACAGCGGCTCAGGTTGCCCTGATAGATACAGGAGTGGCAGTTTGTGCCGGACTGCTGATACTTCCGGCTATGTATGTCGCCCGACATAATGGGGTGGAGATCTTCTCTGCCAGCGGTGAACTGCTGAGCTCTGATACTCTGGTGTTTACCGTTCTGCCAAGCATGTTTGAGACAATGGGAACCCTTGGTACCTTTGCCAGCCTGATTTTCTTTTTACTGATGATCATTGCGGCACTTACTTCATCCATTTCTATGCTTGAGGTGCCTGTCTCTTGCGCCATAGAGCAGCTGAACCAGAAACGAAGTACTGCGGTACTCTGGATTGCAGGTATTATCACTATCTGCTCAGCGGTTATTATTGTTAACTTTGAACAGCTGTTTGGCTTAGTTATCCAGCTAACTACGGTTTACGCTCAGCCTTTGCTGGGCCTCTGTTTTGCTTTATTGGTTGGCTGGGTATGGAACCGCAATAGTCTGCTGAATGAACTTCGTCAGGGCTATCCTGACATTGAGCAGAGCCTGTTCTGGAAGATATGGCCTTACTATGTACGCCTTGTCTGTCCGTTATTAATGTTACTGGTCTTTTTTGCCTGA
- a CDS encoding sensor histidine kinase: MGIKKRILLFVTLFGIGAGAVAIVLNQLMLKSSLISLQEKQVRTSVELGQYKINQLIHEMEQASLDLALFASEMYQIKQDQYSIDATEQMMKSHLTSVFRRNENSIGGGIWFEPYLFKPDLRWFGPYVHKQGDDIVFTWDLSNAEYDYHNHNWYKIAFQNNKKNDKTVYWSKPYYDDAGTEALMVTVTSPVLDNDGDKIGVATVDWAIHHLADVVESIEFTENASSFLINSVSRLYLSFPDAPQLHLQPVTENHWGSKVLNAVADNQVDKLEQIEFNGQSGVVYFRLTKQNLVLGVFLPDSDYMGPINEYTRVNLLLSGVLLVVFLFGLAYTLNRLFSPLSELIDEISASVSFEGDSNHIRVKRINEKTVRELSPVIKMLNSVYDNINDYTVQIEKNNSVLLEQQKEINELNNYLEQKVSERTYELKQKNNKITQVLEELQETQNQLIEMEKNAALGQLVTGIAHEINTPVGVCVTATSVLSEQYLNIKKQLDASTLTKEAMDDFLQSVDDVAEIMEFNLNRTKELIESFKQVSADQSVEQPRVFNLSDYMSLITHSLKLNLEQAAVNVEISSAKNILVDSYPGILSQIMNNLIMNSINHAFSGEQQRLIIISIKEESNNIIRITYADNGKGMDKETAARVFEPFFTTRRGQGGIGLGMHITYNLITQKLKGSISLDSTPGEGTRFTLQIPFPRAEAQA; this comes from the coding sequence ATGGGGATAAAAAAACGAATTCTTCTGTTTGTAACCTTATTTGGCATAGGCGCCGGAGCAGTGGCGATAGTACTCAATCAACTGATGCTGAAAAGCTCTCTGATCTCTCTTCAGGAAAAACAGGTCCGCACTTCTGTAGAACTGGGACAGTACAAAATAAACCAATTAATTCATGAGATGGAACAAGCCTCTCTCGATCTGGCTCTGTTTGCTTCTGAGATGTATCAAATCAAGCAGGATCAATACAGTATTGATGCCACCGAACAGATGATGAAAAGTCATCTCACCAGCGTATTCCGGAGAAATGAAAACAGTATTGGCGGCGGCATCTGGTTTGAACCCTACCTTTTTAAACCTGACTTACGCTGGTTTGGCCCTTATGTCCATAAGCAAGGGGACGATATTGTTTTTACCTGGGATCTCAGTAATGCAGAGTACGATTACCACAACCATAATTGGTACAAAATTGCGTTTCAGAACAATAAAAAGAATGACAAAACAGTCTACTGGAGCAAGCCATATTACGACGATGCCGGTACCGAAGCCCTAATGGTGACCGTTACCAGCCCGGTGCTTGATAATGACGGAGATAAGATTGGCGTTGCTACTGTCGATTGGGCGATACATCACCTTGCCGATGTGGTGGAGAGTATTGAGTTCACTGAAAACGCCTCTTCATTTCTCATTAATAGCGTAAGCAGACTCTATCTCTCTTTTCCTGACGCTCCGCAATTACACCTTCAGCCAGTGACAGAAAATCACTGGGGCAGCAAAGTACTAAATGCCGTCGCGGACAATCAGGTCGATAAGCTGGAGCAGATCGAGTTTAACGGTCAGTCTGGTGTGGTCTATTTCCGCTTAACCAAACAAAATTTGGTGTTAGGCGTGTTCCTTCCTGACAGCGACTATATGGGACCAATTAATGAATACACCAGAGTAAACCTGTTGCTAAGCGGTGTCTTGTTGGTGGTTTTTCTTTTTGGTCTGGCCTATACCCTCAACAGGTTGTTCTCTCCGCTTAGTGAGTTAATTGATGAGATCAGCGCATCAGTCTCGTTCGAAGGTGATTCAAACCACATCAGGGTAAAACGCATTAATGAAAAAACCGTCAGAGAGTTATCTCCAGTGATAAAAATGCTGAACAGCGTCTATGACAACATTAATGACTACACGGTTCAGATAGAGAAAAATAACAGCGTACTGCTGGAACAACAAAAAGAGATCAACGAACTCAACAACTACCTGGAACAAAAAGTCAGCGAACGGACCTACGAGTTAAAGCAAAAAAATAACAAGATCACTCAGGTTCTGGAAGAGTTGCAGGAGACGCAGAACCAATTAATCGAGATGGAAAAAAACGCTGCTCTGGGGCAGTTGGTCACCGGCATTGCGCACGAGATCAATACACCGGTTGGCGTATGCGTCACTGCCACGTCTGTGCTTAGTGAGCAGTATCTGAATATTAAGAAACAGCTGGATGCCAGTACGCTGACGAAAGAGGCCATGGACGATTTTCTGCAAAGCGTGGATGATGTTGCGGAGATCATGGAATTTAATCTGAACCGGACCAAAGAACTGATTGAAAGCTTTAAACAAGTCTCAGCCGATCAGTCCGTTGAGCAACCCCGGGTATTTAACCTGTCTGACTATATGAGCCTGATAACACATTCACTGAAACTCAATTTAGAGCAGGCAGCCGTTAATGTGGAAATATCCTCTGCCAAAAATATCTTAGTTGACAGCTATCCCGGAATTCTTTCCCAGATAATGAATAACCTGATAATGAACTCAATTAACCACGCATTCTCAGGCGAGCAACAGCGGTTGATCATCATCTCTATTAAAGAGGAGAGTAATAATATTATCCGCATAACCTATGCTGATAACGGTAAAGGAATGGACAAAGAGACCGCAGCCAGGGTATTTGAACCCTTTTTCACTACTCGCCGGGGTCAGGGAGGTATCGGGCTGGGAATGCATATCACCTATAACCTTATTACTCAAAAGCTGAAAGGGTCCATCTCTTTAGATAGTACACCCGGAGAAGGCACACGTTTCACTTTACAGATACCGTTTCCCCGGGCGGAAGCGCAAGCTTAA